Below is a genomic region from Rhinoraja longicauda isolate Sanriku21f chromosome 34, sRhiLon1.1, whole genome shotgun sequence.
ACTTGGAACATTCTGCACAGTTTGGGTTATTCAGTTCAGGAAAATAAGCAGTTGATTTTCAAAGTGCAGAGATACAGAAGGATATGGCCAGGACTCGAATGCCTGAGCTATTGGGTGAGGTTTGTCTAGCTAGCACTTTTCGCCTTTGAGGACAGGAACTTGaactataaaggtgtataaaatcacgaagcAAATGgcacaccactaatttccatcccgctcttaaatatacctggaccatcTCCCACATCTCCCTacggtttctggatctcaccatctccatcacaggagacagactagtgactgatatCTACTTCAAGCCCACTgcttcccacagctatctggactacacttcttcccaccctgtctcctgcaaaaaaagtatatcccctactcccaattcctccgtctatgtcgCATCTGCGCCAGGATGAGGTGCTTtttacactagggcatcagagatgtcctctttctttagcaaacggggcttcccctcctccattacagACGAgaatctcactagggcctcttctatatcctgcagctcagcgcttgacccccctccccccccattcgtaacaaggacagagccccccttgtcctcatcagctaacgtatccaacaaattatcctccaaaatttccgtctCCTCCAACGGGataccactactggccacatctttccatctcctcccatttcttcgttccgcagagaccattccctccatagctccctggtccacacgtcccttcctacccaaaccaccccctccccgggtactttcccctgcaacagcaggacaagcaacacctgtccctttacctccgccatcgactccatccatggaTCCAAATAGTCTTTCATggtgaggcagagtttcacctgcacctcttccaacttcatctactccATCCAAGTGTCaacctctacatcggtgagaccaagcgcaggctcggcgatcatttcgctgaacccaTCCGCTCAATCCGTCctatctacctgatctcctgctggctcagcacttcaactccccctcccattccgaatctgacctttctgtcctgggcctccattgtcagagtgaggttcagcgcaaaatggaggaacagcacctcataattcgtttgggtagtttacaccccagcggtatgaacactgatttttctaacttcagctagtctctgctttccctctctctcccctccccctcccagttttcccactggtcttcctatctctgactacattctatctttgtcccgcccactaccctgacattagtctgaagacgggtctggacccgaaacgtcaccaatttcttccccgagatgctgcctgacccgttgatttacttcagcattttttgtctacctgtggtcccatatccatgttctccagcgatgctgcctcacctgctgagttattccggcactttcATATTTCAATAATTGCTCCACTAATGAACTTGTACTAGCTGACCTTTAATTGCAAGGTGTTTACCTTTATCATGTTTTATCCCACGGGACGTCAGTATCCCGCACTCACCACGGTAAAGGATGACAAACGACAGCTTTCGGGGCTTTCTGCTGTATTAAACAGCAGCGGCCACTGCACCAGATCGGTGCCAATTCCCAGTCCGCAGAGTGACCCGGACTCGACACGTGACAGTGGGAGCGGATTCTGATTGGTGCAGCGAGGGGTTGTAACGTTCCCCTCAGATATCCAATCAGAGCGTTTACGAGGAGGTGTAATTAGTCATATCTCCGACCACCCAATGACGATCCGCTCCTGCTCCATCCCTAATTAGCATAGGGCAACGCTCTGCCTATTTAATCCGCGCTCCGAGCGACTTCCGGTCACTTCTGTGTTTGAAATCCACCGATGAAATGCATGACCCGTCGAAAGCAGCTGCCAAGAAGGGCGCCAAGAAAGCTTTGCCGAAATCAAACAGGCAAAGCGGGCAAGAAGCGCAGGAGGTCGAGGAAGGAGAGTTACGGcatctacatctacaaagtgaTGAAGCAGGTTTACCCCGACACCGGTATCTCCTCCAAGGCCATGAGCATCATGAACTCGTTTGTCAACGATATTTTCGAACGCATCGCAGGCGAGGCTTCCCGCCTGGCCCATTACAACAAACGGTCGACCATCAGCTCCCGAGAGATTCAGACCGCCGTGCGCCTGCTTCTTCCCGGGGAGCTGGCCAAGCACGCCGTGTCGGAAGGGACGAAGGCGGTGACCAAGTACACCAGCTCCAAGTAAAGATCCGCACATTGTTGACAAAATACCGAAAACCCAACGGCTCTTGTAAGAGCCACCCACATTCTCGCAGAAAGAGTTGTCCTAAtgtatccaaatccaaaatagctttatttgttattcgtacagaacgagattacttagccagcagtacaaaaaaaaaccacaagacaaccccaacacaaacatccttcacagtgactccaaacaccccctcactgtgatggaggccaaaaacttctcctctctcttccccaatgcccctcccacgtatagacaactcgacccctaccgaggcgaccgacccgcacagcccccgcaaggagatggaacgtccacgcggccgagccgcaccgggtgctggaaagtcccgcggccgagccgcgccgggcgctgttcagtcccgtagccgcgccgtaccgggcgatggaaggccccgcggccgagccgcatcgggcgctgttcagtcctgcggccgagcagcgccgggcgatggaaggccccgcgtccgcaccgggcgctgttcagtcccgcggccgagccgcgccgagcgatggaaggccccgcggccgagccgcaccgggcattgttcagtcccgtggccgagccgcaccgggcgatggaaggccccgcggccaagcctcgccccgaggaagagacctaaaaaagaaagatttcccccacttgccccacacacacatacaccccccacacatacacaaccaaaacaaaacaccccaacaccaacacacaaacacaaaggacaaacagacggccagcgagccgcagccgttaggtgccGCCACACGTGACGACATTGAATCGCAGCAGAATTGTTTCAGGATATTTTTGTTGGGCAAATTATTTCACATTATGTTTAGTGATGAAATGTTTCAATACGCGGGATATTCCCGGTATCCATTTACGTTCCTGTCCATTAAACAGAAGTAAAACTACTTCTTGACGTTTGCTTGTCCCAGTCACCATACGTTGTGCCCTCGCGCAGCCGATTAGTGCTGTCGTTGCTGTTTTATTTACTATGGATACTGCGGTTTATTAACTCCTGTCTTCATCTCTGTAACTGTTCTAAATTGCATTTCTAATTGACAATTCGTTCAGTCTTTCAAGGAGGAACTTTTCACACTAGCCCAAACTccgacttttgtgaaaagggacCAGTCGATAATCCGACACCGTTTACAAGGTGGCCGATCGCTAATTGATGCCGAGAATCTATTTTTGTGATCGGTTGCCGGCCCAAATAAATCATAAATTAACTGGGTTGTGCCGTATTGCCCAGGGTTCAAGGTGGTCAAtaatcaagagtatttaattatcaAATATGCCGTCAACGGAACTATGgaattcttactcgcagcagtaTAATTACCATCATAACGTAATGCACTTAGATAAAAAATGATAAACAGAAAAGCAATGATTATGTGATGTAACAAATTGTATTGACATCCAGATTTATAGTTTGGCGGGCTATTTTAAAGTTCTGGTTTTGGAGGGACTGGCAGTTATTTCAGCGCTTTTGTTGCGGGTTTTGATTGGTAGATAAAACAGTTCAGTGATTGGGTTATTCTTCTGACCAATGAGATCAAGTGCTTTTTCACCAATCATCAGCGGTTCACTGGATTCCTCAAAAATGTACAAGATGGGCGAGTCTGTGATCATTTTCTCATTCTCCGTGTGCAAGATTCGGAAGATGTCTGGACGAGGAAAATCCAGCGGCAAAGCTCGGGCCAAGGCCAAGTCTCGCTCGTCCCGGGCCGGATTGCAGTTCCCGGTTGGCCGTGTACACAGGCACCTGAGAAAGGGCAACTATGCTAAGCGTGTTGGTGCCGGAGCCCCGGTCTATCTGGCTGCTGTGCTCGAGTATCTGACGGCAGAAATCCTCGAGCTGGCCGGCAATGCGGCCCGGGACAACAAGAAGAGCCGCATCATCCCCAGACATCTGCAGCTGGCTGTCCGCAACGACGAGGAGCTCAACAAGCTGTTGGGAGGGGTGACCATCGCTCAGGGCGGTGTGCTGCCCAATATCCAGGCCGTGCTGTTACCCAAGAAAACTGGCAGAGCGAGCAAGTAAGCGAGAGAAACTGAACATAGTAACCCaaaggctcttttcagagccactCGCCATGTCTGTGGAAGGGCTAATCTTTCGCGACTATGCTTCGAGCGGGAAAAGTGTTCATTGTCGTTGTCGAAAACCGACCCTGCACATTGAGTTGTGTATACAGTGACGTAGCGGTATAcaaactgccttgcagcgccacagacccggtttcaatcctgactagaggtgcttgcctgtacgcagtttgtccgttctccccgtttcctcccacactcaaaagacgttaaTTGGCATAATGTAAATGTACCAAAAAAAATCCCATgtatgtgtaggatcgtgttcatgtgtggggattgctgttcgCTGCTGACTCGCTGGcccttagggcctgtttccgcgctgtacctctaaactaaactaaacatgaaacaGCGGTTGACTGATGCGGAAAGGTAAGTTTTGGCAGATATTCTTACAACAATAAGGTCCCCTAATCTATATAGTTCAAAGCAcatttggaggttgttgtgtaCGGAAGGGTAGTGTGTGGTTTTTGGGATGTAgcagctcctgaacctggacgttagttttcaggctcctgtccaCCTTCTTAAATGGCATGTGTGAAATAAGGGCATagccatggtggtgtgggtctttgcaagctgcctttttgaggtagcaactgttgtagattcctttgatgggGGCAGGTCAGTATCCGTGATTGACTGGGAGTGTTTACCAGTTTTTGCAATCttgttcattcctgggcgttcgatttgccgaaccaggcagtgatgcaaccAGTGATAgagatatgctctctactgtacacctgtagaagttcatgagagtattcgttgacatacagaatctcctcaatcttcaatAGAAGTAGAAACGTTGATAGGCTTTATTTATGATTGCATCTAAGTGTTGGACCCAGGTCATATCTACAAAGATGTCCAGTCCCACGAATGTCCAGCTTTGACTCTCCACCACTGTCCTGCGATGAAGGCAAATTCATGGATCCTTATTTTTccattccaaagtccacaatcagttccttggtcttattgactgaagtgtgcgcatgtatgGGGCTCGGGccggcgaggcctgtggaatcagcgataatttccaggCGCTTTGAAAATGTGTATTACAGAAATTAGTTGCTTAAATAAAGTAAGTAAATTAGagttttcatttgcctcacaacaatttaagcaactcaatctcagaagttaagcagtgtgacatTGAGATTGAGAAACTATTGAAAGCACATCTCTTGGATCTGGATTtcaactcacctactgcagcaaaggaatggaagctCTGGCTTCATTCACTAAATAACTACTTTGATGAGTGtggcgacaatgcaccagacaaattcaggacattaataagctctgtctcttatgatgtatatgattacatagaggaatgtacaacttatgattctattgatgtactaagcagactcttcgttaagacacccaatgtaatatttgctcgacacctccttgctactcgtaaacaaaaacctggtgaaTCACTTTATgagcagttacagctgatcaatattgACAGGAACTTATTTGAGACTCTTTTTTTCTATGGTTTGGCATTGCCTTTAATACGACAGggactattagaaaacaaaaccttggatctacagtcagcttacaatcaagcttgtataattagtgtaagaaaataactgcagatgctggtacaaatcaaaggtatttatttcacaaaatgcttgagtaactcagcaggtcaggcagcatctcaggagagaaggaatgggtgacgtttcgggtcgagacccttcttccagggccgtcttaacgcatgggcctgatgggcacttgcccggggccccacgagcatgggggccccatgctgatctgtgtatgttaagtgacttgcaat
It encodes:
- the LOC144609204 gene encoding histone H2A: MSGRGKSSGKARAKAKSRSSRAGLQFPVGRVHRHLRKGNYAKRVGAGAPVYLAAVLEYLTAEILELAGNAARDNKKSRIIPRHLQLAVRNDEELNKLLGGVTIAQGGVLPNIQAVLLPKKTGRASK
- the LOC144609200 gene encoding histone H2B 7-like: MKQVYPDTGISSKAMSIMNSFVNDIFERIAGEASRLAHYNKRSTISSREIQTAVRLLLPGELAKHAVSEGTKAVTKYTSSK